The Virgibacillus sp. SK37 region TAAAAAGAGTTTTATACAGTGGTTTCTAAATCATTATCAATTAAAAAAGCGGGAAAGTGTATGGATTTTAAATTACTTAGTAAATCATAAAGATGTTCTTGCAAATGTTCATTTTGTTCGAGAAGCGAAATTCTGCCCGCGTGGTATCATAATGACAAGTCATTGTTCAGAAGAGACGCCTTTTCGTTTTTATAAGAATCAACTGGTTACTACAGATGCTGAGAAATCATTTCATGACATTCGTTTGAACCAAGATGATCCGCTATACTTACAATTGAATTTTAAGAAATCTTATCAAAATGCTTTCTATGTTTCTGTTCTTGAAGAAAATCCTTATATTCCAGATGAATATTTTATAACAGAGAAGGACCAGCAACAAGCTGCACTTTTATTGGAAAAGTCCCTATATGAATATAAATTGAACTATATATTTAAAGAAATTGATCGGGCATTAGATGAAAATAACCAAGAGAAGTTTAATTTCTTTACTGATAAGTTACTTAAACTGAAAGAAGAAGCTAATCAACCTAAATTGCTAAGGCAATAGGTTGATTTTTTTTGTTCTCATAAGATAAACTTATGTGTAATGTAATATTTTTTTATATTTGTTAAATACTAGTTAAGAAGGGTTGATAAGTATGAAGTGGAAAAAAGCTGATTTGCAACAATATGTTCAGGCAAAGGAGTATATTGACACGATCATTTTACCTTTAGCACCATTTCAGTTTGCGAATGATGCTGAATTAGAAAAAATGTCATTTCAACATGAAGTTCTAACACTCCTTTGTTCTGAAATAGAAAAAGAATTGACTGGAAGATTGTTATTAACCCCTGTATATAATTACTTGAAAACTGCCGAAAAAGAGT contains the following coding sequences:
- a CDS encoding ReoY family proteolytic degradation factor, which translates into the protein MQTPVSVQDKKSFIQWFLNHYQLKKRESVWILNYLVNHKDVLANVHFVREAKFCPRGIIMTSHCSEETPFRFYKNQLVTTDAEKSFHDIRLNQDDPLYLQLNFKKSYQNAFYVSVLEENPYIPDEYFITEKDQQQAALLLEKSLYEYKLNYIFKEIDRALDENNQEKFNFFTDKLLKLKEEANQPKLLRQ
- a CDS encoding DUF2487 family protein, whose amino-acid sequence is MKWKKADLQQYVQAKEYIDTIILPLAPFQFANDAELEKMSFQHEVLTLLCSEIEKELTGRLLLTPVYNYLKTAEKELEVQRVNGWVDNLQTQPFSHIFFISFDSTWKKVENQLNGTLLWIPVIQSGDLQSAEMHGVIKDQVEQLTEFMRSYW